A genomic stretch from Megachile rotundata isolate GNS110a chromosome 1, iyMegRotu1, whole genome shotgun sequence includes:
- the LOC100879555 gene encoding HEAT repeat-containing protein 5B isoform X3 yields the protein MMMELSHSLTLNEDALNQIPEAKRPVFIFEWLRFLDKVLIAAQKSDIKGCQQKLVEQLTKHMQGAPGPPTRRLIARCLATLFSVGDTFLLFDTVNKCNDILRNKDDSPSFLPTKLAAICCVGCMYEKLGRMMGRSYEETVQILIKSLRSAESQTRIEIMHTLEKVCAGMGSAITNVHKEIYKISRHYLTDRVMAVRCAAAKCLLEMLNHAPFLYTTEIESVATLCFRAFEGSNYEVRCAVAKLLGTLVAMTQLPTPKGKNPSVTQNKNCKQISLDEVLNILMSGFLRGGVGFLKGTGEIIKGNSSVNREVRVGVTHAYVVFVQMLGGSWLERNIGALIAHVLELVTNPKAASSHVDAVYSRKCVNFILHGTIGKLLGEGAQAAACKEIAHIILKQMNSIDFSPENAKDCNQETLFSQHLLVCALQEMGNLILGLGTTACNLLSDQSLSLIDTIMAVLIHPCQAARLAASWCLRCICVAVPSQITPLIDRCVDGIENMRSSPEAIAGYSSALAAVLGSVRLSPLGVPHTKGKIIFNTAEELLRSASQNSRLSLNRTHAGWLLIGAIMTLGTAVVKGLLPRMLLLWRNSFPRSNKELESEKARGDAFTWQVTLEGRAGALSAMHSFLLHCPELLNDDITRRLLTPIESALAMLTNLSPVLKNYGQQLKAPAAMVRLRLYETLLLLPPQTFEGSYTHLLRMLVSEFTLTENPGNTTTSLLRAVCHANDSVILGTWLQETDHRTIEDQLQPNSAAGSGALEHNPCCLYRPVPQDEIIPGPLPLGVAVIDLSVSLFGQIFPRVANKHRLQMLDHFSECIKHTKSGRQEAIQMNVFTAVLSGLKGLNEAKTGFGQEDVKKSATNLIISALVSSNSILRWAAGEAVGRMAQVISDPKFTAELAQTSFDRLKSARDVASRTGHSLALGCLHKYVGGMGSSQHLNTSVSILLALAQDNSSPVVQVWALHALALIADSGGPMFRGYVEPTLSLALTLLLNVPHSYIDVHQCIGKVLSALITTIGPELQGNTSTICMARSSFLCACAIMQDHQDPLVQAEATGCLQQLHLFAPRHVNLSSLVPTLCRTLSSNHLLLRKAAISCLRQLAQREAKEVCEHAMTLANESRDTNVVEGLVITETGLPGVLFSMLDTETDSKLIKDIHDTLTSMLQILAADNLSQWLSLCKDVLTIASETCNNEEGNTINVEDGTADNDNTDTEGDDDQAEFHADESSKQRATITPRWPTRVFAAQCVRRIVAACVNNKQTHFDLSLAKEMLITKGKNDFLVLHLSDLVRMAFMAATSDCDPLRLEGLKTLQEIIDKFAKVPEPEFPGHLLLEQFQAQVGAALRPAFAAETASHVTAAACEACSAWIGSGVARDLNDLRRVHQLLVSSLEKLREGHTRPQLYNESLLTLERLAILKAWAEVYVVAMIKDGSALNSKETFNQSPTQIEEGNVEDFGQFEFQTESLLSLVQPELLSLSQYWLAALRDHALLSLPPEFSSQLPHDGGAFYTTDTMESARPHYAESWAPILHAATLWLNAKGFGLEETTNEVQLSNTSNNNNNNNNSDVSTKTNTNVERFHLLFGICMEALCSPRASESTQNIETCLNALYTLLDSSWARKVLMTDRSLPIELCNVLHRMLLTRESYVIQMIVMEVLKQVMKAAQENLAERKKAKLKEIVPAHEESNETQEVDLLGEGEDSGELVPGKSLVFAILEVCLCLLVRQIPALNPNPGGTTAILSQKGYIPSEESGKLIAAALNTMESLPTLCSPQGAIAILPTLLYLATGVIKETAIRTDNECNKISSDAPVHAALHCIKSLSINKFAKDHRSQEQWTSLLQSALAKIIDLAKTGNDETKMDEVTMMLAIAVFVLHATQEVVSAPNLQFPCINHFRHAFQSENIMVKLKCVQTLRTIFLHPERVISTPYIHALAPRLVEYLYSDKSKQVTNDLELSFTLECVSTVEALIGLADLSNRDLLQGIQMLTLLVPILINYLLEGEQLQHASKYQLSLHQQSFQWLNKIGPKYPQEFKTLMSQSTELKTKLENAVRSTHQQAQRHNRPVDLVKPQIKISTPSIKLKTDFSNFN from the exons atgatGATGGAGTTGAGTCATAGTTTGACCCTCAATGAGGATGCTCTCAATCAAATCCCAGAGGCCAAACGAccagtttttatatttgaatggTTACGATTTTTGGACAAGGTTTTAATTGCTGCACAAAAG AGTGATATTAAAGGATGTCAGCAGAAGCTAGTAGAACAGTTAACTAAACACATGCAAGGAGCACCTGGACCTCCTACACGAAGACTTATTGCAAGATGTCTTGCTACATTATTTAGTGTTGGCGATACATTTTTGCTCTTTGATACTGTCAATAAATGTAATGATATTCTTAGAAATAAGGATGATTCTCCAAGTTTTCTTCCAACAAAGTT AGCTGCTATATGTTGTGTAGGATGTATGTATGAAAAATTAGGAAGAATGATGGGTAGATCCTATGAGGAAACTGTACAGATTTTGATAAAATCTTTACGTTCTGCAGAATCACAAACACGAATAGAGATTATGCATACTTTAGAAaag GTTTGTGCTGGTATGGGTTCTGCAATTACAAATGTTCATaaggaaatatataaaatttctagACATTATCTCACAGACAGAGTGATGGCTGTAAGATGTGCTGCTGCAAAg tgTCTATTGGAAATGTTAAATCATGCTCCATTTTTATATACTACTGAAATAGAAAGTGTTGCTACACTCTGTTTCCGAGCATTTGAAGGTTCAAATTATGAAGTTAGATGTGCTGTTGCAAAGTTACTTGGTACATTGGTAGCAATGACCCAACTTCCAACACCAAAAGGCAAAAACCCTTCAG taaCTCAAAATAAAAACTGCAAACAAATTTCACTTGATgaggtattaaatattttaatgtccGGATTTTTAAGAGGTGGAGTAGGTTTTTTAAAAGGTACTGGAGAAATTATAAAAGGAAATTCTAGTGTAAATCGAGAAGTCAGAGTTGGAGTCACGCAT GCATATGTTGTCTTTGTTCAAATGTTGGGAGGTTCCTGGCTCGAACGTAATATCGGTGCATTAATTGCACATGTACTCGAACTTGTGACAAATCCAAAGGCAGCAAGCTCGCACGTTGATGCTGTCTATTCCAGAAAATGTGTAAACTTTATATTACATGGTACTATTGGTAAATTATTGGGTGAAGGAGCTCAAGCTGCTGCGTGTAAAGAAATAGCACATATTATCTTAAAACAAATGAACTCTATTG attttagTCCAGAAAATGCCAAGGATTGtaatcaagaaactttatttagtCAACATTTACTCGTCTGCGCTTTgcaggaaatgggaaatttgattCTAGGATTGGGTACAACAGCTTGTAATTTATTATCTGATCAATCTTTAA GTTTAATTGACACAATTATGGCTGTCTTGATTCATCCGTGTCAAGCAGCTAGACTTGCCGCTTCCTGGTGTTTGCGTTGCATTTGTGTAGCAGTTCCAAGCCAAATAACACCTCTGATTGATCGCTGTGTAGATGGTATCGAAAATATGCGTAGTTCACCGGAAGCAATAGCTGGATATAGTAGTGCTTTAGCTGCAGTTCTTGGTAGTGTTCGTTTGTCACCTCTTGGTGTACCCCACACGAAAGgaaaa ATTATTTTCAATACCGCAGAAGAGCTTTTAAGAAGTGCAAGTCAAAATAGTCGTTTATCATTAAACAGGACACATGCCGGATGGCTTTTAATTGGAGCTATAATGACTCTTG GTACAGCAGTAGTAAAAGGACTATTACCTAGAATGTTATTATTATGGAGAAATTCTTTCCCTCGGTCAAACAAAGAACTTGAAAGCGAAAAAGCTAGAGGTGATGCGTTCACTTGGCAAGTAACTTTAGAAGGTCGAGCAGGTGCATTATCTGCTATGCACAGTTTTCTACTGCATTGTCCAGAACTTTTAAACGATGACATTACAAGACGACTTCTAACACCAATCGAGTCAGCGTTGGCAATGTTAACGAA TTTGTCACCTGTACTAAAAAATTATGGACAACAATTGAAAGCTCCAGCTGCGATGGTTCGTTTACGTTTGTACGAAACATTGTTGTTGTTGCCGCCGCAAACTTTTGAAG GTTCTTACACACATCTCTTAAGAATGTTGGTATCTGAATTTACATTGACTGAAAATCCTGGAAATACTACTACTTCATTATTACGTGCAGTTTGTCATGCTAATGATTCTGTAATTCTTGGTACATGGTTGCAAGAAACTGATCACCGTACAATAGAAGATCAA TTACAGCCAAACAGTGCTGCAGGATCTGGAGCTCTGGAACACAATCCGTGTTGCCTCTACAGACCAGTACCACAA GATGAAATAATTCCTGGTCCTTTACCTTTGGGTGTTGCTGTGATTGATTTGTCTGTGTCATTGTTTGGTCAAATTTTCCCACGCGTGGCAAACAAACATAGATTACAGATGTTAGATCATTTCAGTGAATGTATAAAGCATACAAAATCTGGTAGACAGGAAGCAATTCAGATGAATGTTTTTACAGCTGTGCTAAGTGGGTTAAAAGGTCTTAATGAAGCTAAAACTGGATTTGGTCAAGAAGATGTTAAGAAATCGGCAAccaatttaattatt AGTGCTTTAGTAAGCAGCAATTCAATATTAAGGTGGGCAGCTGGAGAAGCTGTTGGAAGAATGGCCCAAGTTATTTCAGATCCAAAATTTACGGCAGAGTTGGCACAAACAAGTTTTGATCGTTTGAAGTCTGCTCGTGATGTTGCTAGTAGAACTGGTCATTCTTTAGCGTTAGGATGCCTCCATAAATACGTAGGTGGAATGGGATCTAGTCAACATCTAAACACAAGTGTCAGTATCCTACTTGCTCTTGCACAAGATAATTCGTCTCCTGTAGTACAA GTATGGGCATTACATGCTCTTGCACTGATTGCTGATTCTGGTGGACCAATGTTTCGAGGCTATGTTGAACCTACATTATCATTAGCATTAACTCTTCTACTCAATGTTCCTCATTCTTATATCGATGTACATCAATGTATAGGAAAAGTATTATCAGCTCTTATTACAACTATAGGACCAGAATTACAAG GTAACACTTCGACAATTTGTATGGCACGATCATCATTCTTATGTGCCTGTGCTATCATGCAAGATCATCAGGATCCTCTAGTACAAGCAGAAGCCACAGGATGTCTCCAACAGTTACATTTATTTGCACCTAGACACGTTAATTTGTCTTCTCTTGTTCCTACATTATGC CGAACATTATCAAGCAATCATTTGCTTTTACGTAAAGCCGCCATATCTTGTCTTCGACAACTTGCTCAACGAGAAGCAAAAGAGGTGTGCGAACATGCGATGACATTGGCTAATGAAAGTCGAGATACGAATGTGGTAGAGGGTCTTGTTATAACAGAAACTGGGCTTCCAGGCGTCTTATTTAGTATGCTAGATACCGAAACTGATAGCAAGTTAATTAAAGATATTCATGATACATTAACCAGTATGCTGCAGATTTTAGCAGCAGATAATTTATCTCAATGGTTATCTTTGTGTAAAGATGTTCTTACAATAGCTTCAG AAACATGTAATAACGAAGAAGGTAATACCATCAACGTTGAAGATGGTACTGCGGATAATGATAATACCGATACAGAAGGAGACGATGATCAAGCTGAATTTCATGCTGATGAATCTTCTAAACAACGAGCAACAATCACACCGCGATGGCCAACTAGAGTTTTTGCAGCACAGTGTGTTAGAAGGATTGTAGCTGCTTgtgtaaataataaacaaacacATTTCGATCTTTCTTTAGCAAAGGAGATGCTGATTACTAAAGGAAAAA atgATTTCCTGGTATTGCATCTTTCCGACTTAGTACGAATGGCATTTATGGCCGCGACGAGTGATTGTGATCCTTTACGACTTGAAGGTTTAAAGACATTACAAGAAATTATTGATAAGTTTGCCAAAGTTCCTGAACCAGAATTTCCTGGACATCTGTTACTCGAGCAGTTCCAAGCAcaa GTCGGAGCTGCACTGAGGCCTGCATTTGCCGCAGAAACAGCATCGCATGTTACAGCTGCAGCTTGTGAAGCTTGCAGTGCTTGGATTGGAAGTGGGGTTGCTAGAGATCTTAATGATCTTCGTAGAGTACATCAACTTCTTGTATCTTCTTTAGAAAAATTAAGAGAAGGACATACAAGGCCGCAACTGTATAATGAAAGTTTGTTAACGCTTGAAAGATTAGCAATTTTGAAAGCTTGGGCAGAA GTATATGTAGTTGCCATGATTAAAGATGGTTCTGCGTTAAATAGTAAAGAAACATTCAATCAAAGCCCAACCCAAATCGAAGAGGGAAACGTCGAAGATTTTGGACAATTTGAATTCCAAACTGAAAGTTTGTTGAGTTTAGTGCAACCAGAATTGCTCAGTTTAAGTCAGTACTGGTTAGCTGCTCTGAGAGATCATGCATTACTTTCGTTACCACCAG AATTTTCCAGTCAATTACCACACGACGGAGGTGCTTTCTACACAACAGATACGATGGAATCTGCTCGACCTCATTATGCAGAATCGTGGGCACCAATTTTGCATGCTGCAACACTCTGGCTTAATGCAAAAGGATTTGGGTTAGAAGAAACTACCAATGAAGTACAATTATCAAATACgtcgaataataataataataataataatagtgacgTCTCTACTAAAACTAATACTAATGTTGAACGTTTCCACTTATTATTTG GTATATGTATGGAGGCTTTATGCAGCCCACGAGCTTCAGAATCTACTCAAAACATTGAAACATGTTTAAATGCTTTATATACTTTGTTAGATTCTTCTTGGGCACGTAAAGTTTTGATGACAGATCGTTCATTACCAATTGAATTGTGTAACGTTCTTCACAG GATGCTTTTAACCAGAGAAAGTTATGTAATTCAGATGATAGTAATGGAAGTTTTAAAACAAGTAATGAAAGCAGCACAGGAAAATTTAGCTGAGAGAAAGAAAGCCAAACTAAAAG AAATAGTACCAGCGCACGAAGAAAGTAATGAAACCCAGGAAGTAGATCTGCTGGGAGAAGGAGAAGACAGTGGCGAGCTTGTTCCGGGCAAATCATTAGTATTTGCTATTTTGGAAGTATGTTTGTGTCTTTTGGTTCGACAAATTCCAGCATTGAATCCTAATCCTGGTGGAACAACAGCAATTTTATCTCAGAAAGGATATATACCATCTGAGGAAAGTGGGAAACTTATAGCAGCTGCACTCAATACAATGGAGTCTCTTCCTACTTTATGCTCCCCTCAGG GAGCAATAGCAATTTTACCAACTTTGCTGTATTTGGCAACTGGAGTAATTAAAGAAACTGCAATACGCACCGACAATGAATGCAACAAAATATCATCAGATGCACCAGTGCATGCGGCTTTGCATTGTATAAAAAGTcttagtataaataaatttgcaaaagatCATAGAAGTCAGGAACAATGGACAAGTCTTTTACAAAGCGCTCTTGCTAAAATCATTGATCTGGCTAAAACAG GAAATGACGAAACGAAAATGGACGAAGTAACAATGATGTTAGCTATTGCAGTGTTTGTTCTTCATGCTACACAAGAAGTTGTAAGTGCACCGAATCTTCAGTTCCCATGTATCAATCATTTTCGACATGCTTTCCAATCAGAAAATATAATG GTCAAATTAAAATGTGTTCAAACATtaagaacaatatttttacaTCCGGAACGCGTAATAAGTACTCCTTATATTCATGCATTAGCTCCGAGATTAGTCGAATATCTGTACAGTGACAAAAGCAAACAAGTTACAAATGATTTAGAGTTATCTTTTACTTTGGAATGTGTCAGCACTGTTGAAGCTCTCATTGGACTTGCGGATCTTTCAAACC GAGACCTTTTACAAG GCATACAGATGTTAACTCTACTCGTGCCAATCCTAATCAATTATTTATTGGAAGGAGAACAACTTCAGCATGCTTCTAAATATCAATTAAGTCTCCATCAACAGAGTTTTCAATGGCTGAATAAAATAGGACCAAAATATCCTCAG GAATTTAAAACGTTAATGTCACAGTCTACAGAATTGAAAACCAAATTAGAAAATGCTGTTAGATCTACTCATCAACAAGCACAAAGACATAACCGACCAGTAGATTTAGTAAAACCACAAATTAAGATCTCTACACCATCTATCAAGCTAAAAACagatttttcaaacttcaattAA